The genomic stretch ACAATAGATCCAAATTATATCCCAcagtttcaaataaaaattggaaaattatGTCTTCACAGCGGCGGATTAATATCCCAATTTTTCTATTCTGCTTCTGCCTACATAATTTGTTGTAGAGCAACTACTGACCTTTTCTATTGGATTTTTGTTGGTTGGGTTTTCATTCTTCttattgttggtttctggattacaagagataactgggcgtaatacaacccaaaagaagaaaTATAGAATGGAAaaactgaaatgaaattacaactaAAAATGAAACAGTAAACCGTGAACAAGttgttagccgagtcgaggagtcctctttacgCAAGATGAGAtatgccccggtagtgctcCCGGATTGGCGTtttgtccccaaagataaaacggctacgtctctagtgaagcagcaccgctatcagcagagctccggcgaactagatggaagagagggcagagctttcaacagaaaaacaatgcaggAGATGGAGAGAGCATATAATGCAGAATGCTTGTGAATTGTTGGTGTGTAgaatgcatggaatggctagcctatttataggctcagtctactgcagggggtcaacagccatgatggttGTCATCATTGCGAGATTGTAACCGCCGACCATTACAAGGCCTTATGAGAGCTGAGAGGTTGTCTAGGTTTATTCATGACGTGGACTTATCACGTGTCAGCCATGTTGGCTTTACCGCGTCATACTGACGAGGTGTCATCCCGCTTGGCTCGTTGACGTGGAAACGATGGTGGTCTAAAAGAAATAGACTAGCCTAGGGTCGAACCCAAGCACCGAGCCACACGATGAGGCCCAAAGAACagtccaaagaccacccaaagaccaattgcaaAGATCTAAGGACAAGGACACAGGCACGAGCACGGGCCCGGGCTCGCGACGGCGcgggcggcgcgcgcgtgtgggctttacagcccatcttagtccactataataattattacatgtaataatcctTCTTATTAATACTAGTTTAATAAGGTTGTTACTTTCAGTTCGAGATAATTAACTCTCTTAATTAATCCCATGACTTCTCTCATAGGTCATTAATTAGTTTGTAATTTTACACAACTTTAATCCaatatttctcactcaccgggaatcggatttgagaaaatgaataaaccacgctcatctactccgaacgtagatcgacgctatatcatttaatttcataaaattaaatgtctcgttggaagtattattggtcaaagttcattgaccgggcatacgattccaacaatcccccacatgagtggaaatagtcaaatgcatatgtatgcagacacaagctcaacccacGAGaagtatataagcataaggataggtagttgttggctttgaaccttccacagtcaacaccatcggatacacaggtggcctagtagcgcgatgctttgaactattcctccactgcgtgcaccgagacaatggtgtgaacacttaaacacatcaacctcatccgttctcacgttttgtgtcctttgcagccttggacaccactttggattcataagtgtgttatttgaagcggccacacttcacacttatataggttATTCCTAGTCGagtatcttgccatactcgATCTCCtttgagaactcaatctcctcgagatcctttaggaatcattaaaagtcatagacttagcctcaccACAAGTCAAGttttccaacactctattgctctctagggaatatatatagatgagtgtttcacacgaactctcatagctcagttttcccattgaaccaagttcttgggatctccaatcatcatggttgggttaccactatgacaattatttagtttgtcgaatttcaaactcattccctctagcaacttgttcgtttgatcacggtttaactttttggttagcggatccgctagattatctaatgacttcacatagtcaattgtaatcactcCTGTTGTAATCAAATGTgtcacggtattatgtcgtcgacgaatatGTTGAGACTTACCGtaatagaagccattgtttgcccttctgATAGcagcttggctatcacagtgaatcaACACTGgaggcactggcttagaccaacctggaatatcttcaaggaagttcttaacccactcggcttcttccccagctttatctaaagctatgaattctgaTTCCATGGTTGATCGGGATATACATGTTTAtttcgtggatttccacgagatagcaccacccccaatagtaaagatgtatccacttgttgaaagtgagtatttattgtcggatatccaactggcatcacagtacccttcaagtactgggggtatctcgaaaagtgtaaCTCATggttttgagtatgttttaagtatCTAAAAACCCTTActagagctctccaatgctttTTGCTTGGATtactcgtgtaacgactcaacttgttcacggcacaagcaatgtcaggtcgagtgcaattagtcaaataCATAATACAcccaatgacccgtgcatattcttcttgtgcaacgggttcgcctttgtttttgctcaagtgaacgtcgagttcaattggagtcttaaccggcgcgacATCGTAGGccttgaatttattcaatattttctcaatataatgagattgtgttaagatgattccatcatatgttcttagaattttcattccaagaattacatcggctagacccatgtctttcatgtcaaagtttcttttTAACATGGCTTTCGTCTCGTTAATCACTtgagtgttactacccatgattaacatgtcatcaacgtaaagacacactataacatatcCGTTATCAGGGTTCTTAatatagacacatttgtcgcattcgttgattttaaacccatatgataacatcacattatcaaatttcaagtgtcattgcaatgacgcttgtttcaatccatatagggactttaccCGTTTGCAtacttttttctcttgtccaggtactacaaacccttcgggttgttccatagagatttcatcttctaattcaccatttagaaacgcagtctttacacccatttgatgaatctcaagattgtgcagcgcaacaatcgcgagaagcactcaGATAGATataatcctcgttacaggtgaataggtatcgaagaagtcatgtccttctttttgtttaataCCATTTACCACCACTCGGGCTTTGTatttatccactgttccatcggccttaaatttccttttaaggactcatttgcatcctaaaggtttagcaccttcaggtagggcaaccaacacccaagtgtggtttagcaaaattgaatcaatttcgctttgaacagcttctctccaatgtaacccgtctgggccagcaaatgctacttttattgatgttggttcttcatccaacataaaagcaatgtagtcatgACCAAATattttttggtgttctgaccctactaccacgtcttagtactgcaTCACTTGGATCAGGCCTTGCTCACTTTCGCGATTGAGGTtcttcatccactgatttagaactagtggtttcatcttcaattctcgtctcagaattggttgtgACCTTTTCTtcgtctttgcaaggaaatgtattttctagAAATACGGCATTCCTTGGCTCGATTATTGTTCCTACTGTTagagtcgatatttcagacttgtgaacaacaaatcaatatgcactactgttacgTGCATATCCAATAAAGATACAATCAACTATTTTAGGGtcaattgtaacttctttgggcggaggaaccattacCTCCGCCAAACACCCTCAccctttgaggtatttgtaggatggtttccttcatttccacaactcataaggagtgaagTCTTTCCTTTgagtgggattttgtttaggatataGTTGGCCGTCAagacagcttccccccacatgttatgagGTAATCCTAAACttagtagcagtgcattcatcatctcttttagagttcgatttttgcgttctgcaacaccattagattgtggtgagtatggagcagttgtttgctGAATTATACCATTTGCGTTGCATAACTTCTCAAACGgagctacatattcgcctcctctatcacttcgaatcgctttgattttacaaccaagttgattctcaacttcgttcttataatttttgaacgcttcaattgcttcatctttactttttaaaagataaacataacaatatcttgttcaatcatctataaaagtgatgaaatattttttatctcCTCTAGTTTGCACTAACTTTAAATCATATACAtctgtgtgaattaattcaaggggttttgtttTCCGTTCAACTGAGTGAAACGGTAACTTAGCCATTTTTGCTTTAAAACATATTTCACATTTGTCTTGGGTATTCACTTCGTTTGCCTTttgtaaatctaaatttactaatcttatAATGACATTTTAATTTACATATCTCAATCTACagtgccacaaatttgaacattcggtcaagtaagaggaagtagatgctttattattattagccaatagCTTTGGGACAAGGCGTGTAGCCACACTAAGCTTAAAAAGTctgtcggttacataacctttttcCGAGGGACTTCTCACACTTTTACAAAGCAAACCTatcagattcaaatacaagtttaaaccctttattcactagtattgatcttgacactaggttcttgcagATGTCCGGGACGTGCAACACATCCTTTAAGGTGATTGTGACGCCGGGCGTCATCATAAGGATCATATTTCCAATGTCGAGGACTTCgaacgatgcttgattccccgtGTTgttcttcctcccttcaacagcagtgtaggaggtgAACTTACTTTTGTcggagcagacatgagcagtagtgTCGGTGTcaatgtaccagccacccttgttatccaCAAGGTTCACTTCATCGATGACCACGACAACGAGGTCACTTTCATCCCtgtctttgaactccttctcaacgacgtggcagtcggcttcttcttcttgcttcgGCAGTCCTTGGCAAAGTGGTcaggtttgccacatttgtagcaatcgccttcaaacttccttGCAGGCTGCTTGCCCTTCCCATTGTCCTTTTCACTTTGACGACTTGGGCTAGGGCgcttgttggagggaccgccccgctccaacaggttggcttttgCATCAAGTGAGCTatagcccttagccttttgatcacttttgcgcacgtctgCTTCAATGCGCagtttcacgatcaagtcttcaagggtcatcctctttcgcttgtgcttgaggtagctcttgaagtccttcaaACTAGGAGGGAGCTTTTCAATGATCGTGTACCTTGTAAagttgtcgggcaaggtcatcccttcagcaaCGAGTGCGTGGATGAGCATTTGGAACTCTTGAACTTGTtccatgacgggtcgagagtcgaccattttgtactCCAAAAATTTGGCTACTACAAAGTTTTCAGTACatgcattatctatgctatacttcttttctagacTTTCCAAAATCTCTTTTGATGTGGTTACAAcagagtatacattgtacaaactatcatctaaagcacttagaatgaaatttttgcAAAGATAATCTCAtttcctccaagcttcatatTCTGCCATGACTTCGATCCTTGTCTCTTGATCACTTGGCGTGGGTGGCTCATTTTTCGTGAGGGAGCtcgcgacgcccaatgttgttaAGTAAAATAACATCATTTGGTGCCACCTCTTGAAATCTGATCCTCCAAATTTTGGTGGTTTTTCAgcgggtggcatcattcttgttGTCAAAGTtgccgcacttggtccatgaAATGAACCAAtcccgttgcccccgaaggagcaaACAttttggttgggcatagagcccccaccattcatgttgggcatagagtcCGCCATGGCCGTACCGGACCCGAAGGAACCAGCACTCGTGTGgaacccgaaggccccaacactcgatccaatAAAGGATCCGatggaaccactaaaagtggaaccaaccgatccactcaAGGTGGATCTTCCAGTGAGCCCAAAGGGGTTCGTGAACCCCAACGAGGTTGTGATGAAGAGGCAGTGAACCCTGGGGTGGGAATCATCATCggaatcgacgacgtgttgaccgGTGGTGCGGTGGACATGGTGGAAGGAATGGCAGCGGCAGTGGTAGCAGCAACAGTGTTGGATTcggtcgacatctccagcaaaggtgttaagtttcgaaagttttagttttagttaagtccaaattccttcaaaggcaagcgatctcgtcttgcgattgttggtttatggattacaagagataaacgggcgtaatacaacccaaaagaagaaaTACAGGATGGAAAAACtaaaacgaaattacaactgaaaatgaaataGTAAACCGTTAACAAGTTGTTAGCCGAGTCGAgaagtcctctttccgcaagacgagatacgccctaGTAGTGCTCTCGGGTTGGCGTTTCGTTCCCAAAGATAAAATgactacgtctctggtgaagcagcaccgctatcagcagagctacggcgaactggatggaggagagggcagagctttcgatAGAAAAACCAACACGCATGATGGATATCATCATTGCGAGGTTGTAACCGCCAACCGTTATAAGGTGTTACTAGAGCTGAGAGGTTGTCTAGGTTCATTCACGACGTGGACTTATCACGTGTCAGCCACGTTGGCTTTACCGCTTCATACTGATGAGGTGCCATCCCGCTTGGCTCGTTGACGTGGAAACggtggtggtctaaaaagaactagACAAACCTAGGGTCGAACCCAAGCACCGAGCCACAAGACCAGGCCCAAAGAACagtccaaagaccaattgccaaggtCCAAGTCCAAATCCAAGTCCaagggcacgggctcgggctcgcgcacgcgtgtgcgcgcgtgtgggctctacagctcatcttagtccactataataattattacatgtaataatcctTCTTATTAAATGCTAGTTTAATAAGTTTGTTACTTTCAATGTGGAATAATTAACTCTCTTAAATAATCTCATGACTTCTCTCGTAGCtcattaattagtttgcatttttgcacaactttaactcattatttctcactcaccgggaatcggatttaaaaaaatgaatataccacggtcatctactccgaacgtagatcgacgctatatcatttaatttcacaaaattaaatgtctcgttgaaagtattattggtcaaagtccattgaccgggcatacgATTCCAACActtatttgtattattttttttatgaatatgaCCTATTTGttgtaaaataaatttattgttaATACTCCTAGTTTTATCACTTTATGTGTCATGTCGTAAGTGGTAAAGTTTTGTTGTTGCTAATAGTTTTATGCTTTAGTTGTGCTTTAAAAGTTCAAACGTAACATAAGACAGTGTTTTTTAACTTGGATTGCGCTTTTATTAAAATGTAATTATTACAATATTTTATATATGATCTCGTCCGATTTTTCGATTATCAAATTTTGGCTTTGCCGTTGTGTATTCATGTCCGGATCTGGCCTAACCCAATCCGACTCGATAGGATGTGAGTCAGACTCGGTCAAAATAAATCTGATGGGGATAATTAATGGTGAGGTGATGAGCTTTCCAATAACGACGATGGATAGAAGCAAATATCTTTGATTATCTCTGTCGTCATCatatgatttttaatattttctgcTTAAATTCTTAGATCAATATCTTGTCCGCCACATTATGCATTGCTTTCGTATTATCGTTTGCACGACGCCCcttaattttgattaatttttcgAACTAAACAGATAGTAATAAATTATACAGTACTCCTATTCAATTAGTGAACGACAATCCACTGCGAACGAATATCAACTATAGAAGTTATAATACTTAGTTAATTTCTctcattaatatttaattaattttatttttgaaggagGAATATTATGGATAATGATGATGGATTTTCTTTCTTATAAAATagtttacaaataaaaaaatgtccCTAATCTTATCCTATCcatagatttaaaaaaaaaaaagatattaaCAATAGTACTTAGATATTGAAAGCGGCGATTAGTCATTTGGATTCTTTATTGAAAATAAGACGTATCAAATGCTAATTCAGAAGATAATTGCTAACTGGAAGCCAATTTCCCCTCAATAAACATCAATTAAAGAAACCAACCATTATACCTTTTTTATGTTCTTTCCAATAATAATATGTCTGTTGAAATCGTATTCATATTTATCATCATGTCCATCATGATCTCATCTGTTCACAAAGGAGATAAGATTttgatttcttttctttttggtgGCTTTAATTATTCTACGTATATATAATAGTTTTTCTATTGTGCTAATAGTGATGTCCTTGTCATGCACCCCCAATTTGCATAACTCAACCTAATTTTATTTactattcaaaattttaaaagaaaatttgatAATATCATAGTAATACTCTTGCTTGGATCGAGCCGATGGCGACTAAATGcatgaaaattataaaaaacaattgtGACATTTATTATGCAGCTGGTGTGAAAATTAAGTAAATTGAAGGCCGTCTATTTATATACGCAATTTAGACTTCTTGCGATGAAGACATTTTTCCGTTGTTTTCTTAGTCAAATATGTATATAACTCAACAAAAGCTAGAACATTTATAATTGATTTTTGAAACCAATAATGTCAACATTTGATGCGACGCCCGTGAAAGAAGTACTATAAGAATTAACAAATTCACATTTCGAATTATTACAAGGATTTGGAGTAACATTCAAAAGCAAgaaaatttcaaatcaaactatgactttcaaaattttctacAATTTGgacatgtatttatttttttagttttaaaagCAATGTAATTTAAGCCGTCAACCGGAAATAAACTCAAAATGGTCAAAGATGACAAAACTTTAAATCCCATCTAATACAAGTACTATGTCTTTTATTTTCATGGATCACGCATTAGTGGGGCAACATAAATCTTATACATTTCCACTTGTTTAACTTTAACCTCAACAATCTCATCacattttgtttcttttttcacCCTACTTTTACATTTTCGTACAAGTGTGTCACGGTTTATCTCATACTCCACTAGTTCTGATTTACGAAATTATAGGAGTAATTTGTAAGGTGCAACTTGCAAGTTCGATCGATGAATGTCCCACATattaaatgtcaacagctaGCTGTGACATGGGCCATGTAGGACCAAAGATTTCCTAGTCTCGATAACTTGGAAAATCGATGGAGGTTGGGAAAGTTCAACTAATTGATGCCTAAAATTAGCCACGCTTTAATGCCGATTAAGTCGCAACTGTGAATTCACACGCTTTTTTCGAATTTGTCCAATGTTAGCGTTTTTCCATATTCCTCTTTCCGAATTCGAATCCTCCATGTTCATACAACCTGGCCAcaaaaatttgattttgaataaaaCTAGTTAGCAGAAAATAATTGAAGTCATGAATGTAGAAATAATTGAAGGATATGAAATTTTGAAAAGGTCCAAATATTCGTTGGACTTTAAATATTTggttttcaaatttcaatggTAAAACCGCTTTAGTTGAGAGAAACCTTTGGAGAAAAATGAAACCTTTCGTTGAAATAGTAAATAGTTTCATCTGTCAAAAGTTGAAAGAACAATTATTTCCATACCTTTTCTTCAATTCGAGCAAACTGATTCTTCAATTCGAGCAAACTGAAGTACATCAAAAATCTCCTCCAGTTTCATCAGCATGAACCCTCCATTTATAATGATATCAATTAAATCCGAGAAAGGAATTTAGCTCGGAAAATAAAGGATCCTTCTCCACCtgcaagaaataaaaaacaaaaacttatAGTAAAGCACATAATCAAAACAGAAAATCCACCTGCAGGAAATGAAAAACTAAATCTTATAGTAAAGCACAAAATCAAAACACATTACACAGAAAACCAACAATCGTAATGCATAAATGGAAATTCCAATTGGGAAGAAAGAAAGCCTAAAAAGAACTACCACGAAACACACAGAACACAAAGAAACTGATTTTTACACGCTACTTTTTTGGCTATTATATGTGGTTTCGGGTAAAACGCAAAATGGGAAAAATTTACCcacaaagaaagaaaaagaccTCACCATCACATTTGCTGGATAAAACGAGAATGGACTCAAAACGTTTCATTAATATCGAGCACGCACATATGGATGGATCAATGGAAAAATGGATCCCCTTCTTAATCATATACACAGTCCCATACGCATCTTACACATCATAAACCTCCTTTTATCTTAAACTTCAAATTTAGGttcttttccatttttggaTGGATTAATGGGGTCTCCACTTTCACCAGAGCTTTTCTGCTATTGCCAGGGGCTGCCATTTTGGATGACATACACCTGGCCACCATTTCCATGGCTATGACCGTGATACTGATAGACATAGTTATGAGGAAGTTTTCCGGCGGCTTTCTCACCGATAATAGGATACACAGGAGGCCTCGAAGCATGCCGGACGCACCTTCCGCCGCCGGAGGACGTATAACGAGGCGGTAATGAGGAGTAGAACGGTGATTTTGGCGACGTGGAGCCGTTACTGCTCGAggaggccgaggaggaggaagggGATGATGATTTTTTCGTAGATTTGGGGACCGAGAGGAATGCCCTAATTTTAGGAGACGCCAACGGCGACGACGCAGCAACACGGTCGTATTCTTCAAGTAGGTTAGCGAGATCCTCATCGGAGGTGATCGACACTAGCGCATCCAGATCCTCCGTCGGCAATTGGCATCTCAGATTCACGGTATGCCCACACAATTCCCTCATTTTCACCATCAGCTCTATTGAAAACGGaagcaatttttaaaaaatcaaaattcgaaTACGAATTGACCTAATTCGGTTGTGAGAGTGAAATTAGACGTAATTGAGCTCAAAAGCGGGGAAATGGGAAACGGAACTGaccggaaaatgaaatggagcGGTCGACGGAGAGTACGCGGGTGTCGCCGCCGTGGTAGCGGAGCTTGCCGTCGGGATAGCGGGGGATGATGCGACCGCCGTAGCTGCAGAGGAATTTGAGAGTTAGCTTGTGTGAGTTGAGAGTATCTCCGATCATGATTCGCTCCGATCTAGGGTTCCGGCTAGAGAGAAGAGGGGATTGAAGAGCTTTGGATTGGTTCTTCAAGCCTAAGTAATGGTGCAATGCGCAGTTATTTATAGAGTTTTCGAGAGAAGGATTGAGAAGAGTAGGGTTATTGGGCCCTCTGCCCGAATTCAGTCGGGCAGCTAAGATTCTCTGAATTGGAGGCCACAAATGTAATTTCTCACTTATCCGGGGTGGGCGAAGATTAGaatataagagcatctgcaTCGCCATCTCGATGCGGGCTCGTACTCGTCTCGGTGAGACGAGATAGCGATGCAGTCCTCCCATCGCGTCGCATGTCCCTCTGCCTCGATGAAGCTGGTGAGCTATGGCGCGAAGCGTGACACCCACTCGTCGGCCTGGGCGAGTGGGCTTAGTCATACTgat from Salvia splendens isolate huo1 chromosome 15, SspV2, whole genome shotgun sequence encodes the following:
- the LOC121767299 gene encoding uncharacterized protein LOC121767299; this encodes MIGDTLNSHKLTLKFLCSYGGRIIPRYPDGKLRYHGGDTRVLSVDRSISFSELMVKMRELCGHTVNLRCQLPTEDLDALVSITSDEDLANLLEEYDRVAASSPLASPKIRAFLSVPKSTKKSSSPSSSSASSSSNGSTSPKSPFYSSLPPRYTSSGGGRCVRHASRPPVYPIIGEKAAGKLPHNYVYQYHGHSHGNGGQVYVIQNGSPWQ